In Musa acuminata AAA Group cultivar baxijiao chromosome BXJ2-8, Cavendish_Baxijiao_AAA, whole genome shotgun sequence, one genomic interval encodes:
- the LOC103995865 gene encoding stress-related protein, with protein MADYHAQTEEISREGEGLKYLNFVHLAAMQAVVCLAMLYQFAKMSSGPLKPGVYLAEGTVKVVIGPVCERFRDVPFEFLKFLDRKTGESLTAVARNVAALLKSASAQAYKAIQKARAGAVAMASGVAKEVYVRCELVAERYAVAAWRSLNRLPLFPRVAQVLVHMAAYWAAKYNSEVGTAAGRGYAVAHYLPTVPIERITNVFLEDSEKARRERTAKAVAAAE; from the exons ATGGCAGACTACCATGCCCAAACTGAAGAGATC AGCCGGGAGGGAGAGGGGCTGAAGTACTTGAACTTCGTGCACCTGGCGGCGATGCAGGCGGTTGTGTGCCTGGCGATGCTGTACCAGTTCGCGAAGATGAGCTCGGGGCCGCTGAAGCCGGGGGTGTACCTCGCGGAGGGAACCGTGAAGGTCGTGATCGGCCCCGTGTGTGAGAGGTTCCGTGATGTGCCTTTCGAGTTCCTCAAGTTCCTCGATCGCAAG ACGGGCGAGTCACTCACCGCGGTGGCACGTAACGTGGCGGCACTCCTGAAGTCGGCGTCGGCCCAGGCGTACAAAGCGATCCAGAAGGCGCGGGCCGGGGCGGTGGCAATGGCGTCGGGGGTGGCGAAGGAAGTGTACGTGCGCTGCGAGCTGGTGGCGGAGCGGTACGCTGTCGCGGCCTGGCGGTCGCTGAACCGCCTGCCGCTGTTCCCGCGGGTGGCGCAGGTCCTCGTTCACATGGCGGCTTATTGGGCTGCGAAGTACAACAGCGAGGTGGGAACCGCGGCGGGAAGGGGCTACGCGGTGGCACACTACCTACCGACGGTGCCTATCGAGAGGATCACGAATGTCTTCCTGGAGGATTCGGAGAAGGCAAGGCGTGAACGCACCGCCAAAGCTGTAGCGGCGGCAGAGTGA